A portion of the Fulvia fulva chromosome 1, complete sequence genome contains these proteins:
- a CDS encoding putative transporter MCH2, with amino-acid sequence MPTPRDWQDDKDPDVDKDLDITGTPAQDSTRPTASDNVEKSTTTPHPHPPSAPAPPPNGGYGWVCTACCAIINAHTWGLNSSYGVFLAHYLRTNTFPGASYLEFAFVGGLSISMAMLVSPAATLTTRYYGTKTTLFIGVFLEAGSLIGASFAYEIWQLFLSQGVCFGLGMGFLFVGSVSIPPQWFTTRRSLANGISAAGSGIGGLIYSLAAGAMLGSVGLAWTFRILGIIAFVVNSICAMLLRDRNKIIGSSQNAFDAKLFRRVEYLLLCAYGWFSMLGYVVLIFSLASYANSIGLGSSQAALVSALLNLGQGLGRPPIGYFSDSIGRLNMAGMMTALCAVFVFAIWIPAKNLGVLILFALVGGAVAGTFWATIAPVAAEITGLKHVPSALNLIWLVIVLPVTFSEPIALEIVGGTGSYIGAQLFVGFMYIAAAACLFLIRGWKIGELDEVARLKGQSVDEIDAVGVENDEDMAELARVAGRKRILTDFWKWRKV; translated from the coding sequence ATGCCCACACCCCGAGACTGGCAAGACGACAAAGACCCCGACGTCGACAAAGACCTCGACATCACCGGTACGCCAGCCCAAGACTCCACCCGCCCCACAGCCAGCGACAATGTCGAAAAGTCGACCACAACACCTCACCCTCACCCTCCTTCCGCCCCGGCCCCTCCACCAAATGGCGGCTACGGCTGGGTCTGCACCGCCTGCTGCGCCATAATCAACGCCCACACCTGGGGCCTCAATTCCAGTTATGGCGTCTTCCTCGCCCATTACCTTCGGACCAACACATTCCCGGGCGCAAGCTACTTGGAATTCGCTTTCGTTGGTGGGTTGTCAATTTCCATGGCGATGCTGGTGTCCCCCGCTGCGACGTTGACGACGCGATACTACGGGACGAAGACCACTCTTTTCATTGGGGTTTTTCTGGAGGCGGGGAGTTTGATAGGAGCGAGTTTCGCATACGAAATTTGGCAGCTCTTCCTATCGCAGGGCGTATGTTTCGGGCTCGGAATGGGCTTCCTCTTCGTAGGCAGCGTGAGCATTCCGCCACAATGGTTCACCACCCGAAGATCGCTGGCGAACGGGATCTCCGCCGCAGGCTCCGGGATCGGTGGACTAATCTACTCCCTCGCAGCAGGCGCGATGCTAGGTTCCGTCGGTTTGGCCTGGACGTTCAGGATTCTGGGGATTATAGCGTTTGTGGTCAATAGTATTTGTGCGATGTTGTTGAGAGATCGGAATAAGATTATTGGCAGTTCGCAAAACGCTTTTGACGCGAAGTTGTTTAGGAGAGTGGAGTATTTGTTGCTGTGTGCGTATGGGTGGTTTAGTATGTTGGGGTATGTGGTGTTGATCTTCTCGTTGGCGAGTTATGCCAATTCTATTGGATTGGGCTCTTCACAGGCTGCACTGGTGTCTGCGCTGCTGAACTTGGGGCAAGGGCTGGGAAGGCCACCGATCGGGTACTTCAGCGATAGTATTGGGAGGCTTAACATGGCTGGGATGATGACGGCACTGTGTGCGGTGTTCGTCTTTGCTATCTGGATTCCTGCGAAGAACTTGGGAGTCTTGATCCTCTTCGCGCTGGTCGGAGGCGCTGTAGCTGGCACGTTCTGGGCTACAATCGCACCTGTCGCGGCTGAGATTACAGGTCTAAAGCATGTGCCGTCAGCGCTCAACCTGATCTGGCTGGTAATCGTACTACCAGTTACATTCAGCGAGCCCATCGCGCTTGAAATCGTGGGCGGTACAGGCTCTTACATCGGAGCTCAGCTCTTCGTTGGGTTCATGTACATCGCAGCCGCAGCCTGTCTCTTCTTGATACGCGGCTGGAAGATTGGAGAGCTAGACGAGGTGGCACGGCTAAAAGGTCAGAGTGTCGACGAAATCGATGCAGTGGGCGTTGAGAACGACGAAGACATGGCGGAGCTGGCGAGAGTCGCTGGGAGGAAGAGGATATTGACAGACTTTTGGAAATGGCGGAAAGTATAG